One Oharaeibacter diazotrophicus DNA segment encodes these proteins:
- a CDS encoding DUF1348 family protein — protein MPTAPAPETRPPLPPFDREAAIRKVRTAEDAWNGRDPDRVALAYTVDTRWRNRSEFLVGREAVAAFLRRKWLGELDYRLIKGLWAFDGDRIGVRFVYEWRSPAGSWHRSHGNEMWAFDASGLMRRREASINDVPILESERLFHWPLGPRPADHPGLDELGL, from the coding sequence GTGCCGACCGCGCCCGCCCCCGAGACCCGCCCGCCGCTGCCGCCCTTCGACCGCGAGGCCGCGATCCGCAAGGTCCGCACCGCCGAGGACGCCTGGAACGGCCGCGACCCCGACCGGGTCGCGCTCGCTTACACCGTGGACACCCGCTGGCGGAACCGCTCCGAGTTCCTGGTCGGCCGCGAGGCGGTCGCCGCCTTCCTGCGCCGCAAGTGGTTGGGCGAACTCGACTATCGCCTGATCAAGGGGCTCTGGGCCTTCGACGGCGACCGCATCGGCGTGCGCTTCGTCTACGAGTGGCGCTCGCCGGCCGGGTCCTGGCACCGCAGCCACGGCAACGAGATGTGGGCCTTCGACGCTTCCGGCCTGATGCGCCGCCGCGAGGCCTCGATCAACGACGTGCCGATCCTCGAGAGCGAGCGGCTGTTCCACTGGCCGCTCGGGCCGCGCCCGGCCGATCATCCCGGCCTCGACGAACTCGGACTCTGA
- a CDS encoding CaiB/BaiF CoA transferase family protein, translating to MDFHATGRGDGGPAATAAGPLAGIRVLDLSRILAGPSATQLLGDLGAEVVKVERPGVGDDTRGWGPPFAPAADGGESDRSAYFLAANRNKRSIALDLKDPADAARVRALARRADVVVENYKTGDLDRAGLGWEALRAENPRLVWCTITGFGLTGPLAGGVGYDFLVQAMGGIMSVTGEPDAAGGRPLKVGVGIADIVCGLYAAIGILAALRYREATGQGQRIDLSLFDAQIAWLANVATGHLVSGLTPRRLGNRHPNIAPYQSFPAADGEFVIACGNDAQFVRLAEIAGLPALAGDPRFALNRGRVANVDTLDAILSERFRTAPRATWVERLERAGVPAGVVATVPEALAHPQTLAREMVVPMTGADGETVRLLGNPLKFSASPVAFERAPPHLDEHRAEILALIGETVAAAG from the coding sequence ATGGACTTTCACGCGACGGGCAGGGGCGACGGCGGACCGGCGGCGACTGCCGCGGGGCCGCTCGCCGGCATCCGGGTGCTCGACCTCTCGCGCATCCTCGCCGGCCCGAGCGCGACGCAGCTGCTCGGCGACCTCGGCGCCGAGGTGGTCAAGGTCGAGCGGCCCGGTGTCGGTGACGACACCCGCGGCTGGGGCCCGCCCTTCGCGCCGGCCGCCGACGGCGGCGAGAGCGACCGCAGCGCCTATTTCCTGGCCGCCAACCGCAACAAGCGCTCGATCGCCCTCGACCTCAAGGACCCCGCGGACGCCGCCCGGGTCCGCGCCCTCGCCCGCCGTGCCGACGTCGTGGTCGAGAACTACAAGACCGGCGACCTCGACCGTGCCGGCCTCGGCTGGGAGGCGCTGAGGGCCGAGAATCCCCGGCTGGTATGGTGCACGATCACCGGCTTCGGCCTGACCGGGCCGCTCGCCGGCGGCGTCGGCTACGATTTCCTCGTTCAGGCCATGGGCGGGATCATGAGCGTGACCGGGGAGCCGGACGCGGCCGGCGGCCGGCCGCTCAAGGTCGGCGTCGGCATCGCTGACATCGTCTGCGGGCTCTACGCCGCGATCGGCATCCTGGCGGCCCTGCGCTACCGCGAAGCGACCGGCCAAGGGCAGCGGATCGACCTCTCGCTGTTCGACGCCCAGATCGCCTGGCTCGCCAACGTCGCCACCGGCCACCTCGTCTCGGGCCTGACGCCCCGCCGGCTCGGCAACCGCCACCCCAACATCGCGCCCTACCAGAGCTTCCCGGCCGCCGACGGCGAGTTCGTGATCGCCTGCGGTAACGACGCCCAGTTCGTCCGGCTGGCCGAAATCGCCGGCCTGCCGGCGCTCGCCGGCGACCCGCGCTTCGCCCTGAACCGCGGCCGCGTCGCGAACGTCGACACCCTCGACGCGATCCTGTCGGAGCGTTTCCGCACGGCGCCGCGCGCGACCTGGGTCGAACGGCTGGAGCGGGCCGGCGTGCCCGCCGGCGTGGTCGCGACCGTACCCGAGGCCCTCGCCCATCCGCAGACGCTCGCCCGCGAGATGGTGGTGCCGATGACCGGCGCGGACGGCGAGACCGTCCGCCTGCTCGGCAACCCCCTGAAGTTCTCCGCCTCCCCGGTCGCCTTCGAGCGGGCGCCGCCGCATCTCGACGAGCACCGCGCCGAGATCCTCGCGCTGATCGGCGAGACCGTCGCGGCGGCCGGCTGA
- a CDS encoding heme-binding protein, whose translation MSRSHPVRRAGRTAAVCLLAGLAAVPSATAQVRSVGYELPLALATRAVDAAIAACAAAGYPVAAAVVDTAGELKAYGKGDHATVHTRTTSFRKAYTVATLGPVFGFDGLGAFVTKTAGTPAAAALATVPDVILLAGGVAVRVDGEVVAGIGVGGAPGGDKDEVCAAAGLAAIRDALPKH comes from the coding sequence TTGTCGAGATCACACCCCGTCCGTCGCGCCGGCCGCACCGCGGCCGTCTGCCTCCTCGCCGGCCTCGCGGCCGTCCCGTCCGCGACCGCGCAGGTGCGCTCGGTCGGCTATGAACTGCCCCTCGCGCTCGCCACTCGTGCGGTCGACGCGGCGATCGCGGCCTGCGCCGCCGCGGGCTACCCGGTCGCGGCCGCCGTGGTCGACACCGCCGGCGAGCTCAAGGCCTACGGCAAGGGCGACCACGCCACCGTGCACACCCGCACCACCAGCTTCCGCAAGGCCTACACGGTCGCGACCCTCGGCCCGGTATTCGGCTTCGACGGTCTCGGCGCCTTCGTGACGAAGACCGCCGGCACGCCGGCCGCCGCGGCGCTCGCCACCGTGCCCGACGTCATCCTGCTCGCCGGCGGCGTCGCCGTCCGCGTCGACGGCGAAGTCGTCGCCGGGATCGGCGTCGGCGGCGCGCCGGGCGGCGACAAGGACGAGGTCTGCGCCGCCGCCGGTCTAGCCGCGATCCGCGACGCCCTGCCGAAGCACTAG
- a CDS encoding carboxymuconolactone decarboxylase family protein: protein MTRIPAVDPASATGKAGDLLQAVKKKLGVVPNLFRVAAHAPAALEGLLGLSGSLAGGTLSPRTREAVALAVAETNACDYCLSAHTYLGRAAGLSGTDVEAARRGEATDPRLAATLAFAGRLVETRGRVTAADVVAARAAGLDDAALVEVVGHVALNIFTNYLNHVADTEIDFPVVRTGTAAAA, encoded by the coding sequence ATGACCCGCATTCCCGCCGTCGACCCGGCCTCCGCCACCGGCAAGGCCGGCGACCTGCTCCAGGCCGTGAAGAAGAAGCTCGGCGTCGTCCCCAACCTGTTCCGCGTCGCCGCCCACGCGCCGGCCGCGCTCGAGGGCCTGCTCGGCCTGTCCGGCTCGCTCGCCGGCGGCACGCTGTCGCCGCGCACCCGCGAGGCGGTGGCCCTGGCGGTCGCCGAGACCAACGCCTGCGACTACTGCCTGTCGGCGCACACCTACCTCGGCCGTGCCGCCGGCCTGTCGGGCACCGACGTCGAGGCCGCCCGCCGCGGCGAGGCCACCGATCCGCGCCTCGCGGCCACGCTCGCCTTCGCCGGCCGTCTGGTCGAGACGCGCGGCCGGGTGACCGCGGCCGACGTCGTGGCCGCCCGGGCCGCCGGGCTCGACGACGCCGCCCTCGTGGAGGTGGTGGGCCACGTCGCCCTCAACATCTTCACCAACTACCTCAACCACGTCGCCGACACCGAGATCGACTTCCCGGTCGTGCGCACCGGCACCGCCGCCGCGGCGTGA
- a CDS encoding DMT family transporter — protein sequence MQDAATRAPTGLAVHAGTAAAMVAFAANSVLARAALATGAADPVGYTAIRLVAGAAALSLLARRRTAVAAPGPAGDPIAAAALFAYALAFSLGYVRVGAATGALILFAAVQGGMIGWNVLRGARPSRRQTAGLAVAAVALVALLAPGLHAPDPLGAATMALSGAAWAVYTLRAGAGDPLRRTAANFRLAAPMAVAALLLPGVRIDVGAEGVLLAIASGALASGLGYAVWYAVLPALPRNTAAVVQLSVPAIAAVAGVVLLGEPLGLATLLPALAILGGVFLALRDPAAR from the coding sequence ATGCAGGACGCCGCCACGCGCGCCCCGACGGGCCTCGCGGTCCACGCCGGCACCGCGGCGGCGATGGTCGCCTTCGCCGCCAACTCGGTGCTGGCCCGCGCCGCTCTCGCCACCGGGGCGGCCGATCCGGTCGGCTACACCGCGATCCGGCTGGTCGCCGGCGCGGCGGCCCTCTCGCTGCTCGCCCGCCGCCGGACCGCCGTCGCGGCGCCGGGACCTGCCGGCGACCCGATCGCCGCGGCGGCGCTGTTCGCCTACGCCCTCGCCTTCTCGCTCGGTTACGTCCGCGTCGGCGCCGCCACCGGCGCGCTGATCCTGTTCGCGGCGGTCCAGGGCGGCATGATCGGTTGGAACGTGCTCCGCGGCGCCCGGCCGTCGCGGCGCCAGACCGCCGGCCTCGCCGTCGCCGCGGTCGCGCTGGTGGCGCTGCTCGCCCCCGGGCTGCACGCCCCGGATCCGCTCGGCGCTGCGACCATGGCACTCTCCGGCGCGGCCTGGGCCGTCTACACGCTCCGCGCCGGCGCCGGCGATCCGCTGCGGCGGACGGCCGCCAACTTCCGCCTCGCCGCGCCGATGGCGGTGGCGGCCCTGCTGCTGCCCGGGGTCCGGATCGACGTCGGAGCGGAGGGCGTGCTGCTCGCGATCGCGTCCGGCGCGCTCGCATCCGGCCTCGGCTACGCCGTCTGGTACGCCGTGCTGCCCGCGCTGCCGCGCAACACCGCCGCGGTGGTCCAGCTGTCGGTGCCGGCGATCGCCGCCGTCGCCGGCGTGGTGCTGCTCGGCGAGCCGCTCGGCCTCGCCACGCTGCTGCCGGCGCTCGCCATCCTCGGCGGCGTGTTCCTCGCCCTGCGCGATCCCGCCGCGCGCTGA
- a CDS encoding peroxiredoxin-like family protein, with product MTLQDKLDAYRTDFETKAPADALGVMRRATADLAASGILDGVLRPGALAPTFTLPDSEGVELSSAHLLARGPLVVTFYRGIWCPYCNIDLRELGALTREIAALGATLVAISPQSTTNGAKTRRDLGLDFPVLHDAGNAVAALFGLRFRLADELIALYQGFGVDLPKVNGEPSWTLPMPARFVIAADGRIAYAETDPDYTRRPEPTAFMDVLRGLRAGV from the coding sequence ATGACGCTCCAGGACAAGCTCGACGCCTACCGCACAGACTTCGAGACCAAGGCCCCCGCTGACGCGCTCGGGGTCATGCGCCGCGCCACCGCCGATCTCGCCGCCTCGGGTATCCTCGACGGCGTGCTCCGACCCGGCGCCCTGGCGCCGACCTTCACCCTGCCGGACTCGGAGGGCGTGGAGCTCTCGTCCGCCCACCTCCTCGCCCGCGGCCCCTTGGTCGTGACCTTCTATCGCGGCATCTGGTGCCCCTACTGCAACATCGACCTGCGCGAACTCGGCGCCCTGACGCGGGAGATCGCCGCGCTCGGCGCCACGTTGGTGGCGATCTCGCCGCAGTCGACCACCAACGGTGCAAAGACCCGCCGCGACCTCGGGCTCGACTTCCCCGTGCTGCACGACGCCGGCAACGCGGTGGCCGCCCTGTTCGGCCTGCGCTTCCGCCTCGCGGACGAGCTGATCGCGCTCTACCAGGGCTTCGGCGTCGACCTGCCCAAGGTCAACGGCGAGCCGAGCTGGACGCTGCCGATGCCGGCCCGTTTCGTGATCGCCGCCGACGGCCGCATCGCCTACGCCGAGACCGACCCCGATTACACCCGCCGACCCGAGCCGACCGCGTTCATGGACGTGCTGCGCGGGCTGCGTGCCGGCGTCTGA
- a CDS encoding alpha/beta fold hydrolase, translating into MLDLLRRGLLAAALATGTLTMTMPLSATPAVAASTHTLYKSVAIDGIRIAYREAGPKDAPVVLLLHGFPSSSHMFRDLIPELADKYRVIAPDYPGFGQSDAPGLDAFPYTFAAITDLVDKFTVAVGAKSYVIYMQDYGGPVGFRLAVAHPERVRGFVVQNAVASVESWSPEAVAGFAPFWKNRTPETEKPVRGFLTAETTRFQYTHGASRTERLSPDAWVSDQANLDKPGNADLQVTMLYNYQDNVAQYPVWKAYLEKNHPPMLIVWGRNDPYFTEKGVAYFQSLLPKAEVHLYDAGHFALETHVDEIASEIRGFLGHLGGHKKG; encoded by the coding sequence ATGCTCGACCTCCTCCGCCGCGGCCTCCTCGCCGCCGCCCTCGCCACGGGAACCCTGACGATGACCATGCCGCTCTCGGCGACGCCCGCCGTCGCCGCTTCCACGCACACGCTCTACAAGTCCGTCGCGATCGACGGCATCCGCATCGCCTATCGCGAGGCGGGCCCGAAGGACGCCCCGGTGGTGCTGCTGCTCCACGGCTTCCCGTCGTCCTCGCACATGTTCCGCGACCTGATCCCCGAGCTCGCCGACAAGTACCGGGTGATCGCGCCCGACTATCCGGGCTTCGGCCAGAGCGACGCGCCCGGCCTCGACGCCTTCCCCTACACCTTCGCGGCGATCACCGACCTCGTCGACAAGTTCACCGTCGCGGTGGGCGCCAAGTCCTACGTCATCTACATGCAGGACTACGGCGGGCCGGTCGGCTTCCGCCTCGCGGTCGCCCATCCCGAGCGCGTCCGCGGCTTCGTCGTGCAGAACGCCGTCGCCAGCGTCGAGAGCTGGAGCCCCGAGGCGGTCGCCGGCTTCGCACCGTTCTGGAAGAACCGCACCCCGGAGACCGAAAAGCCGGTCCGCGGCTTCCTGACCGCCGAGACGACGCGCTTCCAGTACACCCACGGCGCCTCGCGCACCGAGCGCCTGTCGCCCGACGCCTGGGTGTCCGACCAGGCCAACCTGGACAAGCCCGGCAACGCCGACCTCCAGGTGACGATGCTCTACAACTACCAGGACAACGTCGCCCAGTACCCGGTCTGGAAGGCCTATCTCGAGAAGAACCATCCGCCGATGCTGATCGTCTGGGGCCGCAACGACCCCTACTTCACCGAGAAGGGCGTCGCCTACTTCCAGTCGCTGCTGCCGAAGGCCGAGGTCCACCTCTACGACGCCGGCCACTTCGCGCTCGAGACCCACGTCGACGAGATCGCGTCCGAGATCCGCGGCTTCCTCGGCCATCTCGGCGGCCACAAGAAGGGCTGA
- a CDS encoding pyridoxamine 5'-phosphate oxidase family protein, translating to MLDQSCVVAFTPSVRAEQERYGSRRQYARYEAAGGFRTALDEATAAFVGTVDTAFLATVNADGRPYVQHRGGPAGFIRVAAPDRLLIADREGNRQYVTTGNLRDNAKAFLFLIDYENLRRVKIWGEAAMREPTPELRAALGPEGDDPGLLRVLEFRIEALDVNCPKFIPRKIGADKVLAAVHGLQDRIRALEEENAVLRAANRFDR from the coding sequence ATGCTCGACCAGTCCTGCGTCGTCGCCTTCACCCCCTCGGTCCGCGCCGAGCAGGAGCGCTACGGCTCCCGCCGCCAGTATGCGCGCTACGAGGCCGCCGGCGGCTTCCGCACCGCCCTCGACGAGGCCACCGCGGCCTTCGTCGGCACCGTCGACACCGCCTTCCTCGCCACCGTCAACGCCGACGGCCGGCCCTACGTGCAGCACCGCGGCGGTCCGGCCGGATTCATCCGCGTCGCCGCGCCCGACCGCCTGTTGATCGCCGACCGCGAGGGCAACCGGCAGTACGTCACCACCGGAAACCTGCGCGACAACGCCAAGGCGTTCCTGTTCCTGATCGACTACGAGAACCTGCGCCGGGTGAAGATCTGGGGCGAGGCGGCGATGCGCGAGCCGACACCCGAACTGCGTGCAGCCCTCGGCCCCGAGGGGGACGATCCCGGCCTCCTGCGCGTGCTCGAGTTCCGCATCGAGGCGCTCGACGTCAACTGCCCGAAGTTCATCCCCCGCAAGATCGGCGCCGACAAGGTGCTCGCCGCCGTCCACGGCCTGCAGGACCGCATCCGCGCGCTGGAGGAGGAGAACGCCGTCCTCCGCGCCGCCAACCGCTTCGACCGCTGA
- a CDS encoding SCO family protein: MRAAILALPLLALVAGTVPAAAHGAGEHHDATAETAPADDPLAGRFGGPFELVDQTGRTVTDRDFHGRFMLIYFGYTRCVDVCPIDLAVQGEAIEGLGADADKVVSVFVTVDPARDTPAVLAEWLQGFRPGTVGLTGSEAQVRKVAAAYRVHRRKVSLDNPEAEHLRDVAGAYIVDHGTLAFLMKPDGSFATIVPHGVDAAKVTDILARNIRAAAATN, from the coding sequence GTGAGGGCCGCGATCCTCGCCCTGCCGCTGCTGGCGCTCGTCGCCGGCACCGTTCCCGCCGCCGCCCACGGCGCCGGCGAACACCATGATGCCACTGCCGAAACGGCGCCGGCCGACGACCCGCTCGCCGGCCGCTTCGGCGGTCCGTTCGAACTGGTCGACCAGACCGGGCGCACCGTGACCGACCGCGACTTCCACGGCCGGTTCATGCTGATCTACTTCGGCTATACCCGTTGCGTCGACGTCTGCCCGATCGACCTCGCGGTCCAGGGCGAGGCGATCGAAGGCCTCGGCGCCGACGCCGACAAGGTCGTCTCCGTCTTCGTGACGGTCGATCCCGCTCGTGACACGCCCGCCGTTCTCGCCGAATGGTTGCAGGGCTTCCGGCCCGGCACGGTCGGCCTCACCGGCAGCGAGGCGCAGGTGCGCAAGGTCGCCGCGGCCTATCGCGTCCACCGCCGCAAGGTCTCGCTCGACAATCCGGAGGCCGAGCACCTCCGCGACGTCGCCGGCGCCTACATCGTCGACCACGGCACGCTCGCCTTCCTGATGAAGCCCGACGGCAGCTTCGCGACCATCGTGCCGCACGGCGTCGACGCGGCCAAGGTGACCGACATCCTCGCGCGTAACATTCGCGCGGCTGCCGCGACCAACTGA
- a CDS encoding quinone oxidoreductase family protein: protein MKSIVLDRFGGPDVLALRDGPALVPAAGQALVRVAAAGVNFADTLMRRDAYVVTPPLPIVLGSEAAGVVTAVGDGVDAGWVGRRVAAPLFASGVHFGGYAEALVIDARFLVALPDAIDDATAVALQAQGLSARHLVIQADPRGKSVLVTAAAGGVGSLLIQLARLAGAATVVAAASSAAKLDLARSLGADAVVDYSKPGWDDAVLAATGGTGPDVVYDSVGGDVTKRCLEILAPCGRALLYGALNPAEFTLSGTDLVRMVFKNQWLGGFALVPLLDPEAVRTGLAALFDAVARGDLTVLAGGTFPFSRAGEAHAALESRRTVGKVVLVPDAG, encoded by the coding sequence ATGAAATCGATCGTCCTCGACCGCTTCGGCGGCCCCGACGTGCTCGCCCTCCGTGACGGTCCCGCCCTCGTGCCGGCCGCCGGTCAGGCCCTCGTCCGCGTCGCCGCCGCCGGCGTCAACTTCGCGGACACGCTGATGCGCCGCGACGCCTACGTCGTGACGCCGCCGCTGCCGATCGTGCTCGGCAGCGAGGCCGCCGGCGTCGTCACGGCGGTCGGCGACGGCGTCGACGCCGGCTGGGTCGGCCGCCGCGTCGCCGCGCCGCTGTTCGCGAGCGGCGTCCACTTCGGAGGCTACGCCGAGGCGCTCGTGATCGACGCCCGCTTCCTGGTCGCGCTGCCGGACGCCATCGACGACGCCACCGCGGTGGCGCTGCAGGCACAGGGGTTGTCGGCCCGGCACCTGGTGATCCAGGCCGATCCGCGGGGCAAGAGCGTTCTGGTCACCGCCGCCGCCGGCGGCGTCGGCTCGCTGTTGATCCAGCTCGCGCGGCTCGCCGGCGCCGCCACCGTGGTCGCGGCGGCGAGCAGCGCCGCCAAGCTCGACCTCGCCCGCTCGCTCGGCGCCGACGCCGTCGTCGACTATTCCAAACCGGGCTGGGACGACGCCGTGCTCGCCGCCACCGGCGGCACCGGACCCGACGTCGTCTACGATTCCGTCGGCGGCGATGTCACCAAGCGCTGCCTGGAGATCCTGGCGCCGTGCGGCCGCGCCCTGCTCTACGGCGCGCTCAACCCGGCGGAATTCACGCTCTCCGGCACCGATCTCGTCCGCATGGTGTTCAAGAACCAGTGGCTCGGCGGCTTCGCGCTGGTGCCGCTGCTCGATCCCGAGGCGGTCCGCACCGGCCTCGCCGCGCTGTTCGACGCCGTCGCACGCGGCGACCTCACGGTGCTCGCCGGCGGGACCTTCCCGTTCTCGCGGGCCGGCGAAGCCCACGCGGCGCTGGAGAGCCGGCGCACGGTCGGCAAGGTCGTGCTGGTGCCGGACGCCGGCTGA
- a CDS encoding LysR family transcriptional regulator translates to MNDRLATLQLFVTVARAGSFSAAAREVGLSQPSVSRAVAALEAAVGTALFARTTRSLGLTDAGRIYLERVERILADLDEAGHLARGTGELRGTLKVALPATFGTREIVPLLPAFLAGHDGLTVDLALSDTRADLAAEGVDVALRLGPLGDSTLIARRIAAAERIVVAAPAHLRRAGVPATPAALADHPLIAGPGAGQAPVWTFVRGAESVAVRWSGRIRVDANDAATAAAVAGLGVAVMSAWGCRREIEDGRLVRVLSDWTLGEVPLSALFPAGRATAAARAFVDFLVARFAGTTRRDAVTR, encoded by the coding sequence ATGAACGACCGGCTCGCCACCCTCCAGCTATTCGTCACCGTCGCGCGCGCCGGCAGTTTCTCGGCGGCGGCGCGCGAGGTCGGGCTGTCGCAACCGTCGGTGTCGCGGGCGGTGGCCGCGCTCGAGGCCGCGGTCGGCACGGCGCTGTTCGCGCGCACGACGCGATCACTCGGCCTCACCGACGCCGGGCGCATATACTTGGAGCGGGTCGAGCGGATCCTCGCCGACCTCGACGAGGCCGGCCATCTGGCGCGCGGCACCGGCGAACTCCGCGGCACGCTCAAGGTCGCCCTGCCCGCCACCTTCGGCACCCGCGAGATCGTGCCGCTGCTGCCCGCGTTCCTCGCCGGCCACGACGGCCTGACCGTCGACCTCGCGCTGTCGGACACCCGGGCCGACCTCGCGGCCGAGGGCGTCGACGTCGCGCTGCGGCTGGGTCCGCTGGGGGATTCCACGCTGATCGCACGGCGGATCGCCGCGGCCGAGCGGATCGTGGTCGCCGCGCCCGCGCATCTAAGGCGGGCCGGCGTGCCGGCCACGCCCGCGGCCCTCGCCGACCACCCGCTGATCGCCGGTCCGGGCGCCGGGCAGGCACCGGTTTGGACCTTCGTCCGCGGCGCCGAGAGCGTCGCGGTGCGCTGGAGCGGCCGGATCCGCGTCGACGCCAACGACGCCGCCACCGCGGCGGCCGTCGCCGGTCTCGGCGTCGCGGTGATGTCGGCCTGGGGCTGCCGCCGCGAGATCGAGGACGGCCGGCTGGTCCGCGTCCTCTCCGACTGGACGCTCGGCGAGGTGCCGCTGAGCGCCCTGTTCCCCGCCGGCCGCGCCACCGCCGCCGCGCGCGCCTTCGTCGACTTCCTGGTTGCCCGCTTCGCCGGCACGACCCGGCGCGACGCCGTCACGCGATGA
- a CDS encoding NAD(P)H-dependent oxidoreductase produces the protein MRVHYVHAHGEPEDFGLVLVEAGVAALRAAGHVVEVSDVFGWATGEKHCAEVREPVGSDVLRERRLIAACDVLVLQFPVWWLGLPAGVRHWVDRFLGGVEPARRPAAGGAPRLKRGLCVALGGRSRHDAAHAPFAPVDAVVGPIHRALLRAPGFGSVSTVVLPQRAGSAAEADAVVADHRDRLVRLCAPDVHDVIA, from the coding sequence GTGCGCGTCCACTACGTCCACGCCCACGGCGAGCCCGAGGATTTCGGGCTCGTGCTCGTGGAGGCCGGGGTCGCGGCGCTGCGCGCCGCCGGCCACGTCGTCGAAGTCTCCGACGTCTTCGGCTGGGCGACCGGCGAGAAGCACTGCGCCGAAGTCCGCGAACCGGTCGGCTCCGACGTGCTGCGCGAACGCCGGCTGATCGCGGCCTGCGACGTCCTGGTGCTGCAGTTCCCGGTCTGGTGGCTGGGCCTGCCGGCGGGCGTCCGCCACTGGGTCGACCGCTTCCTCGGCGGGGTCGAGCCCGCCCGCCGGCCGGCGGCGGGAGGCGCACCGCGGCTGAAGCGCGGCCTCTGCGTCGCCCTCGGCGGCCGCAGCCGTCACGACGCCGCCCACGCCCCGTTCGCGCCGGTCGACGCCGTCGTCGGGCCGATCCACCGCGCCCTGCTCAGGGCGCCCGGCTTCGGATCGGTCTCGACCGTGGTGCTGCCGCAGCGCGCCGGATCGGCCGCCGAGGCCGACGCCGTGGTGGCCGACCACCGCGACCGTCTCGTGCGCCTGTGCGCCCCTGACGTCCACGACGTCATCGCGTGA
- a CDS encoding LysR family transcriptional regulator produces the protein MDRLDAMRAFVLTVDEGGLSAAARRLRRSPAAVTRAVAVLEEEVGTRLLLRTTRSVHLTEAGERYLESCRRILADWDSALALAAGERAAARGKLFVTAPVVFGRLHVRPVIDAFLDAEPEVRAQLQLVDRVVDLVDEGVDAAIRIGHLPDSTLVATRLGAVGRVVCAAPSLLARLPPIREPADLSAAPCISFGPAAAGWSFAGPTRQGVRVPVTPRLDVNGAEAALDSAIAGHGVTRVLSYQAAAAFADGRLVRLLPEHEPEPLPVHLVYAGARLAAAKLRAFVDFAVPRLRDPAIYRF, from the coding sequence ATGGATCGGCTCGACGCCATGCGCGCCTTCGTGCTCACGGTCGACGAGGGCGGGTTGTCCGCGGCGGCGCGGCGGCTCCGACGCTCGCCGGCCGCGGTGACGCGCGCCGTGGCCGTGCTCGAGGAGGAGGTCGGCACCCGCCTCCTGCTGCGCACGACCCGCAGCGTCCACCTCACCGAGGCCGGCGAGCGCTATCTGGAGAGCTGCCGGCGCATCCTCGCCGACTGGGATTCCGCCCTGGCGCTGGCGGCGGGCGAACGCGCGGCGGCGCGCGGCAAGCTGTTCGTGACCGCGCCGGTGGTGTTCGGGCGGCTGCACGTCCGCCCGGTGATCGACGCCTTCCTCGACGCCGAACCCGAGGTGCGCGCCCAGCTGCAGCTGGTCGACCGCGTCGTCGACCTCGTCGACGAGGGCGTCGACGCGGCGATCCGGATCGGTCATCTCCCCGACTCCACGCTGGTGGCGACACGTCTCGGCGCGGTCGGCCGCGTCGTCTGCGCGGCGCCGTCGTTGCTGGCGCGGTTGCCGCCGATCCGGGAACCGGCCGATCTCTCGGCGGCGCCCTGCATCTCGTTCGGCCCGGCCGCCGCCGGCTGGTCCTTCGCCGGTCCGACCCGGCAGGGCGTGCGCGTGCCGGTGACGCCGCGGCTCGACGTCAACGGCGCCGAGGCGGCATTGGATTCCGCCATCGCCGGCCACGGCGTCACCCGCGTGCTCAGCTATCAGGCCGCAGCGGCCTTCGCCGACGGCCGGCTCGTGCGCCTCCTGCCCGAGCACGAGCCGGAGCCGCTGCCGGTGCACCTCGTCTACGCCGGCGCGCGGCTGGCCGCGGCCAAGCTGCGCGCCTTCGTCGACTTCGCGGTGCCGCGCCTGCGCGACCCGGCGATCTACCGGTTCTGA